The proteins below are encoded in one region of Phaseolus vulgaris cultivar G19833 chromosome 1, P. vulgaris v2.0, whole genome shotgun sequence:
- the LOC137814719 gene encoding autophagy-related protein 18a-like: MATLSACSSPPWPDPNPTTSPNSDPNPNFLPDQSQTLDFESLMPPQPKSPPQYRSPAASPPGLSPETPPSVLHVAFNQDQACFSAATDNGFRIYNCNPFSEQFRREFDGGGIGHVEMLFRCNIIALVGGGPHPKYSPNKVMIWDDHEGCCIGDLSPRAAVRSVRLRRDRIIVVIEQKILVYNFQDLSLLHQIETYPNPKGLCAVSQLSDSLVLACPGLQKGQIRVEHYAQKKTKFISAHDSRIACFALTLDGQFIATASTKGTLIRIFDTVQGTLLQEVRRGANVAEIYSLAFSSTARWLAVSSDKGTVHVFSLKVNSSIPEQEKPQNSSNSDAAITPSNSSRSFTKFKGVLPKYFNSEWSVAQFRLQEGSHYTVAFGHEKNTVIILGMDGSFYRCQFDPVNGGEMTQLEYHNFLKPEPETAL, encoded by the exons ATGGCTACGCTTTCTGCATGCTCTTCTCCTCCATGGCCAGACCCTAATCCCACCACCTCCCCCAATTCAGACCCAAACCCTAATTTCCTCCCCGACCAGTCCCAAACACTCGACTTCGAATCCCTCATGCCTCCGCAACCGAAATCGCCACCGCAATACCGCTCCCCCGCCGCATCGCCGCCGGGATTATCCCCGGAGACGCCCCCGTCGGTACTCCACGTCGCCTTCAACCAGGACCAGGCTTGCTTCTCCGCCGCCACCGACAACGGTTTCCGCATCTATAATTGCAACCCCTTCAGCGAACAATTCCGCCGCGAGTTCGACGGCGGCGGAATCGGACACGTCGAGATGCTCTTCCGCTGCAACATCATCGCCCTTGTCGGGGGCGGACCCCATCCCAAGTACTCGCCCAACAAGGTCATGATCTGGGATGACCACGAGGGCTGCTGCATCGGTGACCTATCACCCCGAGCCGCCGTCCGCAGTGTTCGGCTGCGCCGCGATCGGATTATCGTTGTCATCGAGCAGAAGATTTTGGTCTACAACTTCCAGGACCTCAGTCTCTTGCACCAGATTGAGACCTATCCCAACCCTAAGGGTCTCTGCGCGGTTTCGCAATTGTCTGATTCGCTCGTTCTCGCGTGCCCTGGGTTGCAGAAGGGTCAGATTCGTGTTGAGCATTACGCACAGAAGAAGACAAAGTTCATATCTGCTCATGATTCCAGAATTGCTTGTTTCGCTCTTACGCTTGATGGGCAGTTCATTGCTACCGCCAGCACCAAGGGCACGCTGATTCGAATTTTCGACACTGTTCAGGGCACGCTTCTTCAGGAA GTGAGAAGGGGTGCAAATGTTGCTGAGATCTATAGTTTGGCATTCTCTTCTACTGCTCGGTGGCTAGCAGTCTCAAGTGACAAGGGCACTGTCCATGTTTTCAGCCTTAAGGTTAATTCTAGCATCCCCGAGCAAGAAAAGCCTCAAAATTCATCCAATTCAGATGCTGCCATTACCCCATCTAACTCATCACGCTCCTTCACTAAATTTAAAG GAGTGTTACCCAAGTATTTCAATTCTGAGTGGTCAGTTGCTCAGTTTCGCTTACAAGAGGGTTCTCATTACACAGTTGCCTTTGGCCACGAAAAGAATACAGTCATAATTCTTGGCATGGATGGAAG CTTCTATAGATGCCAATTTGATCCAGTAAATGGAGGGGAGATGACTCAGCTGGAGTATCATAACTTTTTAAAGCCAGAACCAGAAACTGCCTTGTGA